The nucleotide window TCGCCACCGACCACGCCCCCCACACGCAGGAGGCGAAAGAAGCAGCCTTCGACGAGGCCCCGCCCGGCATGCTCGGCCTCGAGACGGCCCTGGCCCTCGCCCTCACCGAACTCGACCTGCCCATCGCCGCGGTGCTCGCCTTGCTGTCGTGGCAACCCGCCCGAATCCTCGGTGTAGATCACATCCACGGGCTCCCGGTGTCCTCCGGTAACCCGGGTCACCTCACCGTGATCGATCCGGCGGCCACCTGGATCGTGGATCCTGACGCGTTCGCCAGCCGGAGTCGCAACACCCCCTACGCGGGCCGCACCCTTACCGGCAAGGTGCGCCACACCCTGCTCTGCGGGGAGCCCGTAGTGATCAACGGAGAGGCCCAACGATGAGCGTGCGCGATGCGTTACTGGTCTTGGCCGATGGCACCACCTTTGAGGGTGAGGTCATCGGCGCCGATGACCTGGCGGTGGGCGAGGTGGTCTTCAACACGGTGCTCTCCGGCTACCAGGAGGTGGTCACCGATCCGTCGTACGCCGGTCAGATCATCACCTTCACCTACCCGCACATTGGTAACTACGGCGTGAACCTGGCCGACTTCGAAAGTCGCCGACCGTTCTGTCGGGGGGTGGTGGTGCGGGACTTGGCTCGCCGTCGTTCGAGTTGGCGCAGCGAGGCCGATCTTGGCGCCCAGTTGCGGGCGTATGGGATCCCGGGTATCGCCGGTATCGACACCCGCAAGTTGACCCGTCGCATCCGTGAATTGGGTGCCGTTCCCGGCGCCTTCGGCGCCCTCGACAGACACGGCGAAGCATCCCTGCTCGCCGCCGCCCGGGCCGAACCCGGCACCGACGGCGTGGATCTGGTGGCACAAGTGACCACGCCGCTGGCCTATCGCCTGGCCGACGGCCAGCGACCCCTGGTGGTCGCCTACGACTTCGGCATCAAGCGCACGATCCTGCGCCACCTGGCGTCGTGGTTCGATGTAGAAGTGGTGCCAGCGGATACCTCGGCCGCCGACACCCTCGCTCGGGGACCGGCAGGTGTGTTTCTTTCCAATGGTCCGGGAGACCCCGCGGCGGTGCCCTACGCCCGCGACGCCATCGCCGCGCTGCTGGGGGAGGTACCGATCTTCGGCATCTGTCTCGGTCATCAACTCCTGGGCCGGGCTCTCGGGGCCGACACGGTGAAACTGCCCTTCGGGCATCACGGCGGCAATCACCCGGTGCGGAATCTCGCCACCGGGCGCATCGAGATCACGAGTCAGAACCACAACTTTGCGGTGGACGCCGACAGCCTGGCGGGGCGGGCGGAGATGACTCACGTGAACCTCAACGACGGCGTGTGTGAGGGACTGCGGGTCCTCGACGCCCCCGCCTTCAGCGTGCAACATCACCCTGAGGCCGCCCCCGGACCCCATGACAGCGTCTATTTGTTCGAAGAGTTCGCCACCATGTTGGGTGTCACCCAACCCCGCGCCGCCCCCGCCGGGCTCCCGGTGGCCGAACGGGGCGTGGCCTGATGCCCAAGCGCACCGATATCAAATCGATCCTGCTGATCGGGGCCGGCCCCATCGTGATCGGCCAAGCCTGCGAGTTCGACTACTCCGGGACCCAAGCCTGCAAGGTGCTCGGCGAAGAGGGGTACCGGGTGATCCTGGCCAACTCGAACCCGGCCACGATCATGACCGATCCCGAGTTCGCCGACGCCACCTACATCGAGCCGCTCGATGTGGACATCCTCTGCCGGATCATCGAGCGGGAGCGGCCCGATGCGGTGCTGCCTACCCTCGGCGGACAAACGGCGTTGAACCTCGCGATGGAGTTGGTGGAACGCGGGGCGGTGGGTGTCCCCGGTACGCCCGAGTTGATCGGGGCCAACGCCGAGGCCATTCGCACCGCCGAGGATCGCGAGTTGTTCAAGATCGCCATGCAGGGGATCGGTCTGAGCGTGCCGGAATCCGGCGTGGCTCACTCGATGGCCGAGGCCGAGGTGGTGGCCGCCCGGATCGGGCTACCACTGGTGATCCGCCCGGCCTACATCCTCGGCGGGAAGGGCACTGGGATCGCCAGCACCCCTGAGGAGTTCACGCGGCTGGCGGCCAACGGCATCGCCGCCAGTCCGGTGAAGGAAATCCTCATTGAGCGTTCCATCGCCGGGTGGAAGGAATATGAACTCGAAGTGATGCGGGATACCGCCGACAACTGCGTGATCATCTGTTCGATCGAGAATCTCGATCCGATGGGCGTGCACACCGGCGACTCCATCACCGTGGCTCCTGCGCAGACGCTGAGCGATGTGGAATACCAGTTGATGCGCGACGCGGCCTTTGCTTGTATCCGTCGCGTAGGGGTGGAGACCGGTGGGTCGAATGTGCAGTTCGCTCTCAACCCGGCCAACGGCGACATGGTGATCATCGAGATGAATCCGCGGGTGTCGCGCTCCTCAGCGTTGGCCTCCAAGGCCACCGGGTTCCCGATCGCCAAGATCGCCGCCAAGTTGGCGGTGGGCTACACCCTCGACGAGATCCCCAACGACATCACCCGAGCCACCCCCGCCAGTTTCGAGCCCACCATCGACTACGTGGTGACCAAGGTGCCGCGCTGGGCCTTCGAAAAGTTTCCCGACAGTCCCGGGGTGTTGGGCACCTCGATGCAGTCGGTCGGCGAGGCCATGGCCATTGGCCGCACCTTCCCGGAGTCGATCCAAAAGGCGATGCGGTCGCTGGAACTCGGACGCTACGGCCTGGGCTGCGATCCGGCCGAGCGGGTTCTGGAGGACCTCGACGATGAAGAACTCCTGCGCCGCGCCGCCATCGGGACCCCCGACCGTCCCTTCCAACTCGAGGCGGCCCTGCGCCGGGGGATCTCCGTGGAGGTGCTGGCCGAGCGGACGAAGGTAGACCCCTGGTTCCTCGATCAGATCCTCAGCATCGTGGAGGAACGCGAAGTGCTGGCGGCCGCCGGATTCAGCGGGATGGACCGCCGAGCGTGGCGCCGGGCTAAACGCCTGGGCTACTCCGATGCCCAACTCGGCTGGCTCTGGGACGTACCCGAGGCCGATGTGCGAGCCGCTCGACACCACGCCGGCGTGCGGGCCACCTTCAAAACGGTGGACACCTGCGCCGCCGAGTTCGACGCGCAGACGCCCTACCACTACTCCAGCTATGAAGATGAAGACGAAGTTACCTACTCGGGACGCGAGAAGGTGCTCATCCTGGGTTCGGGCCCCAACCGCATCGGACAAGGCATCGAGTTCGACTACTGCTGCGTGCATGCCAGTTTCGCGCTGGCCGAGGCGGGCTACGAGACGGTGATGCTCAACTGCAACCCCGAAACCGTGTCCACCGACTACGACACCTCCGATCGCCTCTACTTTGAGCCCCTCACCCTGGAAGATGCCCTCAACGTGATCGAGGCCGAACAGGCCTCGGGGACCCTCAAAGGCGTGATCGTGAGTTTGGGAGGACAGACGCCGCTGAAACTGGCTGGGCTACTCCCCGAGGAACTCATCCTGGGCACCTCACCCGAGTCGATTGATCTGGCCGAAGACCGGGAGCGTTGGAACGCCCTTTGTGCCCGACTGGAGATTCCTCAACCGGCCGGGGGTACCGCCACCACCCTCGAGCAGGCTCAGGCCATCGTGGAAAAGATCGGCTACCCCGTGCTCATGCGGCCGTCCTACGTGCTCGGCGGCCGGGCCATGGAAATCGTCTACGACGACCAGTCCCTCAGTGGGGCGATGGAACAACTGGCCCGCTTCGGGAGCCTGGGAAGGGAGGGCGGTCTGTCGGCCGAGCGGCCGGTCTTGGTGGACCGCTTCTTAGAAGATGCTACCGAGGTGGACGTAGACGCCATCCGGGACCACACCGGTGAAGTGATCATCGGCGGGGTCATGGAACACGTGGAGGAAGCGGGGGTGCACTCGGGCGACTCGGCTTGCGCCATTCCGCCCTATTCGCTCTCCCCTGAGACCCTGGCGGTCATTGAGGCCCATACGCGCGCCATCGCTAGCGAACTCGCCGTGCTTGGCCTCATCAACGTGCAGTACGCCGTGAAGGCCAATCAGGTATTCGTGATCGAGGCCAATCCGCGGGCGAGCCGTACCGTACCCTTCGTGGCCAAGGCCACCGGGGTACCCCTCGTGAAGGTGGCGGCGCGGGTGATGGTGGGCGCCACCCTGGAGGAACTCCGCAAGGAGGGTCTGTTGTGCGCCCCTTCGCCGGGTGGCTACGTGGCCGTCAAAGAGGCGGTGCTGCCCTTCAATCGCTTCCCCGATGCCGATTCGGTACTGGGACCGGAAATGCGCAGCACCGGAGAGGTGATGGGCATCGACAGCACCTTCGGGCTGGCCTTCGCCAAGAGTCAGCTCGCCGCCGGCGACCGCCTCCCCTCCACCGGTTGCGTGTTCATGTCGCTGGCCAATCGGGACAAGACCGTGGGGATCGAAGCGGCTCGTAAATTTGTGCAGGCCGGCTTCACTATCGCCGCCACCGGGGGCACGGCCGATGCCCTTGATAGCGCCGGGATCGCCGTGTCCACCCGTGTGGCCAAGGTGGGGGAGGGCACCGGGATGGACGCCGTCGAACTCATCGCGTCGGATCGAGTGCAGTTGGTGGTGAACAGTCCGCGCGGGCGCGGCGCCCGGGCCGATGGCGCCCACATTCGCGCCGCCGCCGCCGCCCACGGCGTGCCGTGCCTCACCACCGCGGCCGCTGGCTTGGCCGCGGCTAGCGGCATCCTGGACCGGGCGGCGCATCAACTCACCGTGCGTACCCTGCAGGAGTATCACCAAGGCATCGACCACGACCGACCCCTGCTGCCCCTCCAAGAATGAAGCCGTCCCGCTTCCCGGAGGTGGACCTGTCCACGATGGTGGGCTCGGTGGCCTTGCCCAATCCGGTCCTTACCGCGTCGGGCACGGCGGGACATGGCGCCGAGTTGGCCCCCTACCTCGATTTGGCCGCGCTTGGGGCCGTGGTGGTGAAGTCGCTCTCGCCACAGGCGTGGGCCGGCAATCCGCCGCTTCGAGTCCATGAGACAACCGGGGGGATGATCAACAGCGTGGGTCTGCAGGGTCCGGGGGTGGAGGCCTGGCTGCTTCATGACTTGCCCCCACTGTTGGCTACGGGCGCCCGCGTGGTGGCTTCCATTTGGGGTCGCAGTGTGGCCGAGTACGAAGCGGCGGCGCGCGCGCTGGCCGATGCTCCCGCCGGGGTCATCGCCGTGGAGGTGAACCTGTCGTGTCCCAACACCGAATCGGGTCGGGATCTCTTCGCCCATTCGGTGACGGCGACGGGTGAGGCCCTTGCCGCCACCGCCGGCTGCAGACGACCGCGCTGGGCAAAACTCAGCCCCAACGTGACCGATCTCGTGCCGATCGCGGCGGCCGCCCAGGCCGGGGGCGCGGAAGCCGTGACGCTGGTGAATACCGTGTTGGGAATGGCGATCGATCCCGAGACCGGGGCCTACCGCCTGGGGTCGGGGGCACGAGGCGGCGGACTCTCGGGCCCGGCGATTCATCCCGTAGCCGTGCGAGCAGTGCACGACGTCCACACCGCCCTCCCTGAGCTGGCCATCGTTGGCGTGGGGGGCGTGAGTAACGGCACGGAGGCGGCCGAGTTGTTGCTGGCCGGAGCCAGCGCAATCCAAGTGGGAACGGCCACCTTCGCTGACCCACGCGCCCCCGCCCGGGTGCTGCACGAGTTACTGGCATGGGCGAATCGCACACATCGAACCCGAATGCGTGACATCGTGGGGACGGCTCATGAAAGGACCACCCCATGACCGCTCAGCCCGCCGCCCCCGAAGCAGTGCGTTCCCGACTCGCCCTCGTACTTGACCTCGACGACGCCGTGGCCGCGCTGTCTCTCGCGCGGGATCTCCAGCCATGGTTCGGTACCGCCAAGGTGGGCCTCGAGTTGTACAGCGCGTCGGGTCCCAACGTGATGGGAGCACTGCAGGAGATGGGCTACGACGTGTTCTGCGACCTGAAGTTCCACGACATCCCTACCACCGTGGAGCGGGCCGCCCGGGTTGTCGGCTCGCTCGGCGCCCACTACCTCAACTTTCATGCCCAAGGCGGCACCACCATGCTCAAGGCCGGAGTGGAAGGCTTTATCTCCGGGGCCGTCAACGCCGGTCTCCCCATCCCAACGGCGTTGGCGGTGACGGTGCTCACCAGCGATGGAGATGCCCCGGCCCACATCCTCCCCAAACGCGTGCAGGCGGCATTGGAGTCGGGGTGTGGCGGCATTGTGTGTGCGGCTTCCGATGTGGCGGAGGCAAAGCAGTACGGACCGCGTCTGTTGACCGTGGTCCCCGGCATCCGTCCGGCGGGTGCTCCGCGCCACGATCAGGCCCGGGCCGCTACCCCCGAGGAGGCCATCACTGCTGGCGCCGACCTGCTGGTGATCGGGCGCGCCGTGACCCACGCCGACGATCCCGCCGCCGCCGCTACCGTCATCGCAGCTGCCGTGGGCGCGTGTGTGCTCTGAGTTTGTGAGTAGGGTCGCCCCATGCCGCAACCTCCCGTTCTGACCGCCGAGCAACGAAGCCAGGCGCTCGTGAAAGCAGCCGAGGCCCGTCGGGCTCGTGCCGAACTCAAGGAAATGCTCAAAATGGGGTCGTTGACCCTCGCCGAACTTCTCGAGCGATCTGGCAGCGACATCAACATCGACAAGATGAAGGTGCTGGCGGTGATCCAATCGTTGCCGGGCGTGGGCAAGGTAAAAGCTCGTCGCACGATGGAGGAGATCGGAATCTCCGATACCCGCCGCGTCAAGGGCCTCGGCCAACAGCAACGCAAGGCGCTCCTGGAAGCGTTTCGCTGATTCGTCGGCGCCGGTGCTGATCACGATTTCGGGGCTGCCCGGCTCCGGCACCACCACGGCTTCCCGTTTGGTATCGGAGGCTCTCGGGCTTGAGCGCGTTCCCGGGGGGGAGGTCTTTCGTCAGTTGGCGGCGGAAGCAGGTATGTCGCTAGCCGGCTTCGGGGCCTACGCCCACGACCATCCCGAGATCGATCGGGAACTCGACCATCGTCTCGAGAGTCGGGCCCGCCAGGGCGACTGCGTAATTGAAGCCCGCCTGGCTGGATGGTTGGCTCAGCAGGCGGGTTTGGCTTCGGTACGGGTGTGGGTGCACTGCGACGACACCGAACGGGCCCGCCGGGTGGCCGAGCGGGATGGCACCACCGTCGATGAGGCGCTGGTCGACAATGCCGAGCGAGCCGTCGTCGAACGACGCCGCTACCAGTCGGTCTACGGCATCAACCTCCTGGATCAGTCGATTTATGACCTCGTACTCGACTCCAGCCGGGAGGCCCCAGAGGTAGTGGCCGAGGCGATCATCGCCCAGGCCCGGGCCACCTTTCCTTGAGGGCCGCTGGACAATGGCGGTGCCGTCGGTCTCCGCTGGTAGCATCTTTGCTCCACCCGCCCTCAACCAAGAGGATCTGCCATGGCATCCCGCCACGACACGATGATGAACCCGCCGATCGAACATCTCCTTGATCGAGCGGGCTCCAAGTTCACCCTGGTAACGCTGGGGGCCAAGCGGGCGCGGGAGATCAATTCGTATTACAACAAATTGTCCGAGACCCTCGGCACGGTGGTGCCGCCGCAGGTCACCTCTTCGGCCCGCAAGTCCCTCTCGATCGCCTTCGAGGAGATCGAGGCCGATAAAATCCTCGGGGTCTGGCCCAAGCCGGAAGAAGAGATCGACCCTGACGCCGAGCCCGAGGGTTCCGAGTCGGCTGAGTAGGCCGCTCCCACCGCAGCTGATGCTCGAGGGCAAGCGCATCGTCCTCGGCGTGTCGGGGGGTATCGCCGCTTACAAGGCGGTGGACGTCTGTCGGCGTCTTGTCGACGCGGGCGCCTATGTGATCCCGGTTCTCACCGAGGGCTCGCAGCATTTCATCGGGCGCACCACCTTCGATGCGTTGGGATCCGAACCGGCGTGGACCGGATTGTGGGACGAGCGACATCCGATTCCCCATACCCACCTGGGTCAGACCGCCGATTTGGTGCTGGTGGCACCGGCCACCGCCCGCGTGCTTGGTCTGTACGCCGGGGGGATCAGCGAGGATCTCCTCACCAACGTGTTGCTGGCCACTCGTGCCCCGGTGCTGGTGTGCCCGGCCATGCACACCGAGATGTGGGAACACCCTGCCGTGCGCGACAACCTTCGCCTCCTGCGCTCCCGTGGGGTGCACGTGGTGGAACCTGAGAGTGGTCGCCTAGCCGGCGGTGATGTGGGCACTGGACGCCTAGCGGACCCGGCCGTCATCGTGGCGGCCGTGGAGCACCTCCTAGCCAGCGAGGAGCACCTCGACCTCACCGGTGTTCGTCTCGTGGTCACCGCCGGGGGCACCCGGGAACCGATCGATCCAGTGCGCTTCATTGGCAACCGCTCCTCCGGCAAGCAGGGCCACGCCATCGCCGCCGAGGCAGCCGCCCGGGGGGCGAAGGTCACCCTCGTCACCACGTCGGCTTCCCCCGCGGCCGCCGAGATCGATCTCGTGCGAGTGGATACGGCGGCCGAAATGGCCCACGCATTGGAAGCTCGCGCGGAGCAAGCCGACGTAATCGTGATGGCCGCGGCGGTGGCAGACTTTCGCCCGGTGACGGTGGCTACCGACAAGATCAAGAAATCTGGGGGCGTGCCGGAGATCACCTTGGAGGCCACCCCCGATATTCTCGCCGATCTCGCCGCCCGCCGGCGGGCCGGTCAGATCATCGTGGGGTTTGCCGCGGAGACGAGCGATCTGCGCGGCAACGCCGCCGAAAAACTTCGCCGCAAGGGCATCGATCTCATCGTGGCCAACGATGTCTCGGCCCCTGGCGTGGGTTTCGAGCACGACACGAACGAGGTGGTCATCCTGGGAGCCGATGGATCGGTCCAAGATGTCCCCCTCGCCGATAAACGGGTCATCGCCCGTGCCATTCTCAATGTTGTATCAACACTAAGGAGCAAGCCGTGACCCGCCAGTGGACCTTCACCTCGGAGTCTGTGACCGAGGGCCACCCCGACAAGATGGCCGACCAGATCTCCGACTCGATTCTGGACGCCATCCTGGCGGAGGACCCGATGGCCCGCGTGGCCTGCGAGACGATGGTCACCACCGGATTGGCGATCGTGGCTGGTGAGATCACCACCACGGCCTACGTCGAGATCCCCTCCATCGTGCGCAACACGATCAAGAGCATCGGCTACGACCGTGAGTCGGTGGGTTACGACGGCAACACCTGTGGCGTGATCACTTCGATCGACCCGCAGTCGCCCGACATCGCCCAGGGCGTAGACACCGCCATGGAGACCCGTACCGGCGTATCGGGCGAGGATCTTCTCAACAGTCAGGGCGCTGGCGATCAGGGCATGATGTTCGGGTATGCGGTGAAAGAGACCGAAGACCTCATGCCGCTGCCGATTTGGCTGGCCCATCGCCTCGCCGAACGGCTCGCCGACGTGCGGAAGTCGGGTGTGCTCCCGTACCTGCGCCCCGACGGCAAGACGCAGGTCACGGTGGACTACGAGGGCAACACGCCCACACGCCTCACCACCGTGCTCATCTCCACCCAGCACCAGCCCGGTATCGATGCCGAGACGCTCATCAAGCCCGATCTCATCGAACACGTGATCACCCCGCTGCTGCCTACCAACATCGACACCTCCGACTTCCGGGTGCTGGTGAACCCCACCGGCAACTTCGAGTTGGGTGGCCCCTACGCCGACTGTGGCCTCACTGGTCGCAAGATCATCGTGGACACCTACGGCGGAGCCGCTCGCCACGGCGGTGGAGCCTTCTCCGGCAAGGACCCGTCCAAGGTGGACCGCTCCGCCGCCTACGCGGCCCGCTGGGTGGCGAAGAACGTGGTGGCCGCCGGGGCGGCTGATCGCTGCGAGGTGCAGGTGGCCTACGCCATTGGTGTCGCCCAGCCCGTATCGATCCTGGTGGAGACCTTCGGGACCGAGACGGTGGAGGAGGCCAAGATCAGCCAGGCCGTACGCGATGTGTTCGACCTGCGACCGGCCGCCATCATCCGCGATCTCGATCTGCGCCGGCCGATCTACCAAAAGACCGCCGCCTACGGGCACTTCGGGCGACCGGACAAGGATTTCACCTGGGAGCAGACCACCCGGGTCGACGACCTGAAATCCGCCCTCGGCTTGTAGTGCCGTCGCCGCTCGTCGTTCGCGTCCTTCCGGACGTGCCGGCGATCGACAAGACCTTCGACTACCTGGTCCCGGACGCCGTTCGGGACCAGGTGCGCGTGGGCGACATGGTGCGCATCGCGTTGCATGGTCGCCGAGTGGGGGGCTGGGTCATGGCGGTGGACGTGGAGCCACCGGCCGGAGTGGCGCTACACCCGTTGGTGAAACGCAGTGGTCTGGGTCCCACCGCTGATCTGTTGGAACTGGCGGAGTGGGGGGCGTGGCGGTGGGCCGGACGTCCGGCATCCTTTCTGAAAACGGCCAGTCCGGAGCGAATGGTGGCCGTACTACCGGACCCGCCTCCCTCGGCCCGGCCTGCCCCGAGCCATGAACTCCTGGCGCGGGCAGTAGCGGGCCCCCGGTCGGTGTTACGTCTGCCTCCGGCCACGAATCTCGTGCACGTAGCCCTGGCGGCGGCGGGATGCGGCAACGCGCTGGTGCTCTGCCCCAGCCAGGCGTTGGTGCGGCGGGTGGCCCATGGCCTCACCCGCGCCGGGGTGGCGGTGGCGGTGTACCCACAGGACTGGGCCCGGGGGGCGGCGGGCGCCACCGTGGTGGGCACGCGAGGAGCGGCGTGGGCCCCGGTGGGGGATCTGGCGGCGGTGGTGGTGCTCGACGAGCACGATGAGGGACATCAGCAGGAGCAGGCCCCCACCTGGCACGCCCGGGATGTGGCGGTGGAACGAGCCGCTCGGGCGGGAGTGCCCTGTGTCCTCACCAGTGCCTGCCCCAGCCTGGAGGCATTGGCGTGGGGCACCCTGCTGCCCGCTGATCGCCGACGAGAGCGGGCCGGATGGCCAGTGGTGGAGGTGGTGGATCGACGCCGAGGCGATCCGCGTCGCGAGGGCCTCTATTCCGAAGCCTTGGTGCGACTACTGCGCTCGGACCAGCGGGTGCTGTGCGTACTGAATCGCACCGGTCGGGCTCGCCTGCTGGCCTGCACGGCCTGTGGGGAACTGGCCCGCTGTGATGCCTGTGCGGCGGCGGTGGAGCAACCGGAGAGTGAACTGCACTGCCGACGATGTGGCGCCGCCCGACCACCGATCTGCTTGTCCTGTGGGGCGGCCCGCTTCCGGAACGCCCGGGTGGGGGTAACCCGGGTGCGGGAGGAACTTGAGGCACTAGTGGGGGAGCCAGTCACCGAATTGACCGCTCGCTCCGAGCCCGGGGCTTCGGCCACGAGGGTGGTGGTGGGTACCGAGGCGGTGCTCCAGCGCATCGATCGCGCTGACGTCGTGGCCTTCCTTGACCTAGACCAGGAACTGTTGGCGCCGCGCTACCGGGCCAGCGAGCAGGCCCTGGCGCTGCTCGCCCGGGCGGCCCGGGTGGTGGCGGCGTCGGGACCGGCGGGTGATCGGGCGGCGGGGCGGCTTCTCCTCCAAACCCGCAGCCCCGACCACGAAGTGGTCCAGGCCGTCGTGCGCGCCGACGTCAGTGGCGTGAGCAACGCCGAGCGCGGACGGCGGGAGCTTCTCCGCTTTCCCCCCTTCACGGCCCTGGCTGAGGTATCCGGAGCGGCGGCAGCGGCTTATGTGGAGGCGTTGGGCACACCTGAGGGCGTCGAAGTCGTCGAGAGCGCGGACGGCCATTGGTTGGTGCGCGCCCCGGATCAGGCGTCGCTCAGCAACGCCCTTACCTCCGTCCGTCGGCCCCCGGGTCGGCTCCGCATCGAGGTCGACCCGCTCCGGGTCTAGGGCTGGCCTACCGGCCGGGGGCGGGCTGCCAGCGCTCGAAGCGGTTGCCTTCGCGGTCCATGGCCCGGGCGAAGCGGCCGTCATCGACGCCGTAGTTGACCATGTAGTCGGGCTGAGTGGGGCCGAAGCCGGCGGTCTCACGGTCGAACGCCGCCCACCGGGTGGGTCCGAGCTTGGCGGTGGCGGCGTTGGTGACCGGAAGGCCCAACACCGTCTGGTACCAGCGGGCGAGTCGGTCACGATGCGTGGCGCCGATGAACACGCCACCGATCCCCGTGACGTGTCCCGGGCGCGGGTTCTCGTCGCCGGCCCTGCGGCCAGGCCGACACGCCGTCAGTAGGTGGTGGGTGACCAGGGGGCGATCGGCGTGGCCAGCAGCGAGCTGAGCCGACCGACGCCCCCGGGGGAGTCCTCGTCGATCCATCCGGCCTCGTGGAGCCGGCCGACGGACGGGCCGCCGAGGTGCAGGGCCCCTAGGGCGCTGATCGGAAGGCGGACGTCGGCCGAGTCGGTGGTGGGGACGGCTTGGCTCCCGTCAGGCCCGAGCTCGATGCGCCAGCGTCCGGTGGTGAATCCGAGCCCGTCGACCACCTCGACGACCGCCCGGCGCTCGTCGGCCGTGCGGTAGGCGCCAAAGGTGGAGGGAACGTCGAGGATCCGTGACCAGATGACGTCGAACCGATCGCGTGCCACCGCGGCGCGCCCGTCGACCAGGAAGTAGGGGAGGGGATCGTCGACGCCTCGATCTACGGCCACCACCGTGCTGATCCAGTCGGTCTCGCACAGGTGACGCCACAGCTCCCGCTCTGCCTCCGGGGTGGCGCCGACGAGAAGGGTGACCTCGATGGTGCCGCGAGGGCGGTTGTCGATCCAGGCATCCCTGACCTTGTAGGCCGCTGCCCCGAGCACGGTGCCATGGTGGTCTCGCCAGACGACTCCGCGGCGGAGCCCGGGGGGATCGGTGGAGCCCGGATCCGGCACCGTGCCAGCGAGGCGGTCCCACACGGCGGGAAGGCGGGTGACCGCACCGGGCGTGCGGGCCCCGCGTAGGTCGTGCGCCGCTTCGAGATGGGGGCGCAGCTGGTCCGGCGTGACCAGCTCGATCGCCCCGGTCGGGGGGGCGATGAACTCGGCGCTGAGGGCATCCACTCGCCAGGTGCAGGCCTCCACCGACGGCCCGTACCCGTAACGACCGTAGATGGGCCACTCGGCCGAGATGAGCGTGGCGATCG belongs to Acidimicrobiia bacterium and includes:
- a CDS encoding methionine adenosyltransferase, producing MTRQWTFTSESVTEGHPDKMADQISDSILDAILAEDPMARVACETMVTTGLAIVAGEITTTAYVEIPSIVRNTIKSIGYDRESVGYDGNTCGVITSIDPQSPDIAQGVDTAMETRTGVSGEDLLNSQGAGDQGMMFGYAVKETEDLMPLPIWLAHRLAERLADVRKSGVLPYLRPDGKTQVTVDYEGNTPTRLTTVLISTQHQPGIDAETLIKPDLIEHVITPLLPTNIDTSDFRVLVNPTGNFELGGPYADCGLTGRKIIVDTYGGAARHGGGAFSGKDPSKVDRSAAYAARWVAKNVVAAGAADRCEVQVAYAIGVAQPVSILVETFGTETVEEAKISQAVRDVFDLRPAAIIRDLDLRRPIYQKTAAYGHFGRPDKDFTWEQTTRVDDLKSALGL
- a CDS encoding VOC family protein — translated: MTACRPGRRAGDENPRPGHVTGIGGVFIGATHRDRLARWYQTVLGLPVTNAATAKLGPTRWAAFDRETAGFGPTQPDYMVNYGVDDGRFARAMDREGNRFERWQPAPGR
- a CDS encoding GNAT family N-acetyltransferase gives rise to the protein MPEPTVRTLTAEEVPAGVRLIGRAMLTDARDEVQDAWGAEFEPERTHGAFDEHGTLGGVVRWFHGDLSVPGGVLPAGLVGPVAVAATHRRRGYLRKLVEAQLTAIAAEERPIATLISAEWPIYGRYGYGPSVEACTWRVDALSAEFIAPPTGAIELVTPDQLRPHLEAAHDLRGARTPGAVTRLPAVWDRLAGTVPDPGSTDPPGLRRGVVWRDHHGTVLGAAAYKVRDAWIDNRPRGTIEVTLLVGATPEAERELWRHLCETDWISTVVAVDRGVDDPLPYFLVDGRAAVARDRFDVIWSRILDVPSTFGAYRTADERRAVVEVVDGLGFTTGRWRIELGPDGSQAVPTTDSADVRLPISALGALHLGGPSVGRLHEAGWIDEDSPGGVGRLSSLLATPIAPWSPTTY
- the coaBC gene encoding bifunctional phosphopantothenoylcysteine decarboxylase/phosphopantothenate--cysteine ligase CoaBC is translated as MLEGKRIVLGVSGGIAAYKAVDVCRRLVDAGAYVIPVLTEGSQHFIGRTTFDALGSEPAWTGLWDERHPIPHTHLGQTADLVLVAPATARVLGLYAGGISEDLLTNVLLATRAPVLVCPAMHTEMWEHPAVRDNLRLLRSRGVHVVEPESGRLAGGDVGTGRLADPAVIVAAVEHLLASEEHLDLTGVRLVVTAGGTREPIDPVRFIGNRSSGKQGHAIAAEAAARGAKVTLVTTSASPAAAEIDLVRVDTAAEMAHALEARAEQADVIVMAAAVADFRPVTVATDKIKKSGGVPEITLEATPDILADLAARRRAGQIIVGFAAETSDLRGNAAEKLRRKGIDLIVANDVSAPGVGFEHDTNEVVILGADGSVQDVPLADKRVIARAILNVVSTLRSKP